Proteins from a genomic interval of Pseudobdellovibrionaceae bacterium:
- a CDS encoding NAD(P)-binding protein — MFELKRHPDGQEPHHVIIGGGFSGLYLAWRLRQAGVWVRLYEAGQFGGMIQTRQTVFGPTETAANGFLANPSLVELAKDLEIPILKANDESKARFIHSSRGFQRWPLSILQSVLMALRILWSLVSGRMPPRADESVRDWGERVLGHAATERLLRPATRGIYVLPAEELSAQLVLGRFFAKRKRRAKLKGRIKGTVSFPRGMGQLIGALVERLNEDPGTQLIQKRVTPADLEEFHKNPAVRKIWIALSSPAAAALTANLEPKLAQALAAVPRVPVVTATAFFTRDARDRDGFGYLNHPELGGEVLGVLFNDRIFKGRSEAHRSETYIMKGENLAQAPDAKIRELIEETRARDTGRALPALHVEIQRWPAGLPRYDFALAQVQPEFQKDWGKIRLVGNYVAGIGLTRITEWVDDQFEGKNR, encoded by the coding sequence ATGTTTGAACTGAAACGCCATCCCGACGGCCAAGAACCCCACCACGTCATCATCGGTGGCGGGTTCAGCGGGCTTTACCTCGCCTGGCGTTTACGTCAGGCCGGGGTGTGGGTGCGTTTGTACGAAGCCGGTCAGTTCGGCGGCATGATCCAGACGCGGCAAACGGTTTTCGGTCCGACCGAAACCGCGGCCAACGGTTTTTTGGCGAATCCCAGTCTGGTGGAGTTGGCGAAAGACCTCGAGATCCCGATCTTAAAAGCGAACGACGAATCCAAGGCCCGTTTCATCCACTCGTCCCGTGGCTTTCAACGCTGGCCGCTTTCGATTTTGCAGTCGGTCCTCATGGCGCTGCGGATTTTGTGGAGTCTCGTCTCTGGACGAATGCCCCCGCGCGCGGACGAGAGCGTCCGCGACTGGGGCGAGCGCGTGCTCGGTCACGCCGCGACCGAACGACTGCTTCGTCCCGCCACGCGCGGGATTTACGTCCTGCCGGCGGAAGAGCTGTCCGCGCAGCTCGTGCTGGGCCGTTTCTTCGCGAAACGCAAACGCCGCGCAAAACTCAAAGGCCGGATCAAAGGCACCGTCTCGTTCCCGCGTGGTATGGGGCAGCTGATCGGCGCGCTCGTGGAAAGGCTCAACGAAGATCCGGGAACGCAACTGATCCAAAAACGCGTGACGCCCGCCGATCTCGAAGAATTTCACAAGAATCCCGCCGTCCGTAAAATCTGGATCGCCTTGTCCTCGCCTGCGGCGGCCGCCCTGACGGCAAACCTGGAGCCCAAGCTGGCTCAGGCGCTCGCGGCGGTTCCGCGGGTTCCGGTCGTCACCGCCACGGCCTTTTTCACGCGCGACGCCCGCGACCGTGACGGTTTCGGTTACCTGAACCATCCCGAGCTCGGCGGCGAAGTCTTGGGCGTCCTCTTCAACGACCGCATCTTCAAAGGCCGCAGCGAAGCCCACCGCTCGGAAACTTACATCATGAAGGGCGAAAACCTCGCCCAGGCCCCGGACGCGAAAATCCGCGAGCTGATCGAGGAGACCCGCGCCCGCGATACGGGCCGCGCCCTGCCCGCCCTGCACGTCGAAATCCAAAGATGGCCCGCGGGCCTTCCCCGCTACGACTTCGCGCTCGCCCAAGTGCAGCCGGAGTTCCAGAAGGACTGGGGCAAGATCCGTCTGGTCGGTAACTACGTCGCGGGGATCGGGCTGACCCGAATCACCGAATGGGTCGACGACCAGTTCGAAGGAAAAAACCGATGA
- the hemN gene encoding oxygen-independent coproporphyrinogen III oxidase, with amino-acid sequence MADLIRKYDVPAPRYTSYPTVPYWSETPTEEQWVKSLKDALTPKDSAWSLYLHIPYCETLCTFCGCNTTITKNHKTEIPYVERLLKERAAYLERVPEFRERPLKHIHLGGGSPTFLSEENMESLLTRMLEGLTRTSNFEGSIEVDPRRTRPTQLQVLRRLGFDRLSLGVQDFDAEVQRIIHRYQTYEQAEAVVNEGRKLGFRSLNFDLVYGLPKQTEQTIGVMVEKTLQLRPDRIALYSFALVPWIKPGQKLFRDEDLPKGEAKRKLYEIARTELKNAGYVEIGMDHFALPTDSLAQSLTNGTLHRNFMGYGDQPSDVLLGLGVSSISETPTAFAQNEKVLPKYEQLVDKGGLPIFRGHRLSEEDRTARAQILQLMTQGHVRLTGPEQEKDLREFLAPMLTDHLVELDAHELKITDAGRPFLRNACLGFDLRFRRAQPQTRIFSSSI; translated from the coding sequence CTGGCCGATCTGATTCGCAAGTACGACGTCCCGGCCCCCCGGTACACGAGCTATCCCACCGTTCCCTACTGGTCCGAGACGCCGACCGAAGAGCAGTGGGTGAAGTCCCTGAAGGACGCCCTGACCCCGAAGGATTCCGCGTGGTCGCTCTACCTGCACATCCCATACTGCGAAACCCTTTGCACCTTCTGCGGTTGCAATACGACGATCACGAAAAACCACAAAACCGAAATCCCCTACGTCGAGCGACTTTTGAAAGAGCGCGCGGCTTATCTGGAGCGGGTTCCGGAGTTTCGCGAGCGCCCGCTCAAGCACATCCACCTCGGCGGCGGCTCGCCGACCTTTTTGAGCGAAGAAAACATGGAGTCGCTGCTGACCCGAATGCTCGAGGGCCTCACCCGCACCTCGAACTTCGAAGGTTCGATCGAGGTCGATCCGCGCCGCACGCGCCCCACGCAGCTGCAGGTCCTGCGGCGGCTGGGCTTTGATCGGCTGAGCCTGGGCGTGCAGGACTTCGACGCCGAAGTCCAGCGCATCATCCACCGCTACCAAACTTACGAGCAGGCCGAAGCCGTCGTGAACGAAGGACGTAAACTCGGTTTCCGTTCACTGAACTTCGATCTGGTCTACGGACTGCCGAAACAAACCGAACAGACCATCGGGGTCATGGTCGAAAAGACCCTGCAGCTTCGCCCCGATCGCATCGCGCTGTACTCGTTCGCGCTCGTTCCGTGGATCAAGCCCGGGCAGAAACTCTTCCGCGACGAAGATCTGCCGAAGGGCGAAGCGAAACGTAAACTCTACGAAATCGCCCGCACGGAGCTGAAAAACGCGGGCTACGTCGAGATCGGTATGGATCACTTCGCGCTGCCGACGGATTCGCTGGCGCAGTCGTTGACGAACGGAACGCTTCACCGGAACTTCATGGGCTACGGCGATCAGCCGAGCGACGTGCTGCTGGGCCTGGGCGTGAGCTCCATCTCGGAAACGCCGACCGCGTTCGCGCAAAACGAGAAGGTGCTGCCGAAGTACGAACAGCTCGTCGACAAAGGGGGACTTCCCATTTTCCGCGGCCACCGCCTGAGCGAAGAGGACCGCACGGCCCGCGCGCAGATCCTGCAGCTCATGACCCAAGGGCACGTGCGCCTGACCGGTCCCGAGCAGGAAAAAGATCTTCGCGAATTTCTGGCGCCGATGCTGACCGATCACTTGGTCGAACTCGACGCGCACGAACTCAAGATCACCGACGCGGGCCGCCCGTTTCTGCGAAACGCGTGTCTGGGTTTCGATCTGCGTTTCCGCCGCGCGCAACCCCAAACCCGTATTTTCTCTTCGTCGATCTGA
- the hemH gene encoding ferrochelatase encodes MSLQTSRWGLLILNLGTPRTTETKDVRNYLIEFLMDPFVIDRPWLFRALLVYGIIAPFRAPKSGALYKKIWTSRGSPLKYLTEDFVKNLKMDFQEGPLTRQMDLPIVWAFRYGEPDLMKALLELRKQKVERIMVMPMYPQYAESSTLTSFENLKEKLRRSPFRGVKLVQHYYHLDFYIDALVDSVAEHRKLEQPDAIVFSYHSIPVRHVTKMHPRCENCVKTPECKILQHELCYRGQCYETSRALERKLKARFPEWRNVPVHVTFQSKLTREPWLTPATDPTITALAQKGVKKLMVLAPGFAVDCLETLEELDMGLREKFLALGGEVFDRIPCLNADAQWTQKVHNYLLNRIEEQVEIELEDLQHAENERAATQKSTH; translated from the coding sequence ATGAGCCTGCAAACCAGCCGCTGGGGCCTACTGATCCTCAATCTGGGGACCCCGCGCACCACCGAAACCAAAGATGTCCGCAATTACTTGATCGAGTTCTTGATGGATCCCTTCGTCATCGACCGCCCGTGGCTTTTCCGCGCGCTCCTCGTGTACGGAATCATCGCGCCGTTTCGCGCCCCGAAATCGGGCGCGCTTTACAAGAAAATCTGGACCTCGCGCGGAAGCCCGCTCAAATACCTGACCGAAGACTTCGTCAAAAATCTGAAGATGGATTTTCAAGAGGGGCCGTTGACCCGCCAGATGGACCTTCCCATCGTCTGGGCGTTTCGTTACGGCGAACCCGATCTGATGAAGGCGCTTTTGGAACTGCGCAAACAGAAGGTCGAGCGCATCATGGTCATGCCCATGTACCCGCAGTACGCGGAAAGCTCGACGCTGACGAGCTTCGAAAACTTGAAAGAGAAACTGCGCCGCTCGCCGTTTCGGGGCGTCAAGCTCGTCCAGCATTACTACCATCTGGATTTCTACATCGACGCGCTCGTGGACTCGGTCGCCGAACATCGCAAGCTCGAGCAACCCGACGCCATCGTTTTCAGTTACCATTCGATTCCGGTCCGGCACGTGACGAAAATGCATCCGCGCTGCGAGAATTGCGTGAAGACGCCGGAGTGTAAGATCTTGCAGCATGAACTCTGTTACCGCGGCCAGTGCTACGAAACCTCGCGCGCGCTGGAGCGCAAATTGAAAGCCCGTTTCCCCGAGTGGCGGAACGTGCCCGTGCACGTGACCTTCCAGTCGAAACTCACGCGCGAACCCTGGCTGACGCCCGCGACGGATCCCACGATCACCGCGCTGGCGCAAAAAGGCGTGAAGAAGCTGATGGTGCTCGCGCCCGGTTTCGCGGTGGACTGCCTGGAGACGCTCGAGGAGCTCGACATGGGCCTGCGCGAAAAATTCCTCGCGCTGGGCGGAGAGGTCTTCGACCGCATCCCGTGCCTGAACGCGGACGCGCAGTGGACCCAAAAAGTGCACAACTACTTATTGAACCGAATCGAAGAACAGGTCGAGATCGAACTGGAGGACTTGCAGCATGCTGAAAATGAACGAGCGGCCACGCAGAAATCGACGCACTGA
- the hemB gene encoding porphobilinogen synthase yields the protein MLKMNERPRRNRRTENIRRMVHETDLGARNLVLPVFIVEDPKARIPIPSMPGIFREGRESLFETCDRLVDLGIPGIALFPVIDEKLKDDGGSQAYNPKGLCAETVRVLKKEYPDLVIFCDVALDPYTSHGHDGLVKDGQIVNDETVAVLVKQALTLAEAGADFVCPSDMMDGRIGAIRSALDEKGFTNVGILSYCAKYASSFYGPFRDALSSAPSFGDKKTYQMDARNRREARREARLDAAEGADILMVKPALAYLDVIRELREASDLPIAAYQVSGEYAMIKAGGEKGWINAPRIMMESLISIRRAGAEIIFTYAALEIAEALKRT from the coding sequence ATGCTGAAAATGAACGAGCGGCCACGCAGAAATCGACGCACTGAAAATATCCGTCGGATGGTCCACGAGACCGACCTCGGTGCGCGCAACCTGGTCCTTCCCGTCTTCATCGTCGAAGATCCGAAGGCGCGTATTCCGATCCCCTCCATGCCCGGCATCTTCCGCGAGGGCCGCGAGTCCTTGTTTGAAACCTGCGACCGGCTGGTCGACCTCGGCATTCCGGGGATCGCCCTTTTCCCCGTCATCGACGAAAAGCTCAAAGACGACGGCGGCAGCCAGGCCTACAACCCGAAGGGTCTGTGCGCCGAAACGGTGCGCGTGCTGAAGAAGGAATACCCCGATCTCGTGATCTTCTGCGACGTCGCGCTCGACCCTTACACCAGCCACGGACACGACGGCCTCGTCAAAGACGGCCAGATCGTGAACGACGAAACCGTCGCGGTCCTGGTGAAGCAGGCCCTCACGCTCGCCGAAGCGGGCGCGGACTTCGTCTGTCCCTCGGACATGATGGACGGCCGCATCGGCGCGATCCGCTCAGCACTCGACGAGAAGGGTTTCACGAACGTCGGCATCCTGTCTTACTGCGCGAAGTACGCCTCGTCGTTCTACGGTCCGTTCCGCGACGCGCTCTCGTCGGCGCCGAGCTTCGGCGACAAGAAGACCTACCAGATGGACGCGCGCAACCGCCGCGAGGCTCGCCGCGAAGCCCGTTTGGATGCGGCCGAAGGCGCGGATATTCTGATGGTGAAACCCGCGCTCGCTTATCTGGACGTGATCCGCGAGCTGCGCGAGGCCTCGGATCTACCCATCGCGGCCTACCAGGTCAGCGGCGAGTACGCGATGATCAAAGCCGGCGGCGAAAAGGGCTGGATCAACGCCCCCCGTATCATGATGGAGTCGCTGATTTCGATCCGCCGGGCGGGCGCCGAGATCATCTTCACCTACGCGGCCCTCGAAATCGCCGAGGCTTTAAAGCGGACCTAG